Proteins encoded in a region of the Diospyros lotus cultivar Yz01 chromosome 9, ASM1463336v1, whole genome shotgun sequence genome:
- the LOC127809793 gene encoding caffeoylshikimate esterase-like, with amino-acid sequence MAHETDEGIIYEEEFIVNARGMKLFTCRWVPAESEAKALILLCHGYGMECSLSMRGAATRLAKAGYGVYGMDYEGHGKSSGLQGFVPCFDDVVSDCSHHYTYICEREENRNKLRILMGESMGGAVALLLQRKTPHFWDGAILVAPMCKIADDMRPHPLVINVLRKLSRVIPTWKIIPTPDVIDAAFRDPRVREQIRSNPYCYKGRPRLLTGYQLLTVSMDLEQRLEEVSLPFLVLHGGKDKVTDPAVSKLLYDSARTSSRDKTLKLYPEMWHSLSYGELPHNIDTVFSDIFEWLDERLALSSSDNLERQLKLENDNDACKR; translated from the exons ATG GCTCATGAAACTGATGAAGGTATCATCTATGAAGAG GAATTCATAGTGAATGCAAGGGGGATGAAGCTTTTCACATGCAGATGGGTGCCTGCAGAGAGCGAGGCAAAAGCTTTGATCTTGCTGTGCCATGGGTATGGCATGGAGTGCAGTCTCTCAATGAGAGGTGCTGCGACGAGGCTGGCAAAGGCAGGGTATGGGGTGTATGGGATGGACTATGAAGGACATGGGAAATCATCAGGCCTTCAGGGCTTCGTCCCCTGCTTTGATGATGTTGTTTCTGACTGCTCTCATCACTACACATACATCTGCG AGAGGGAGGAGAATAGGAACAAGTTGAGGATCCTGATGGGGGAATCCATGGGAGGAGCGGTGGCTCTGCTGTTGCAGAGGAAGACGCCTCACTTCTGGGATGGTGCCATTTTGGTTGCACCTATGTGtaag ATAGCAGATGATATGAGGCCACACCCATTGGTGATAAACGTGCTGAGAAAGCTGAGCCGTGTGATTCCAACCTGGAAAATCATACCCACTCCTGATGTCATTGATGCTGCCTTCAGAGATCCCCGTGTCAGGGAGCAG aTTCGATCAAATCCTTACTGCTACAAAGGCCGACCTCGACTGCTTACCGGCTATCAGCTTTTGACCGTGAGCATGGATCTGGAGCAAAGGCTTGAAGAG GTCTCGTTGCCATTTCTGGTATTGCACGGGGGAAAGGACAAGGTGACGGATCCGGCGGTGAGCAAGCTTCTGTACGACTCGGCTCGCACGAGCAGTAGAGACAAGACCTTGAAGCTGTACCCAGAAATGTGGCATTCCCTGTCCTACGGCGAGCTTCCCCACAACATCGACACGGTGTTTTCCGACATATTTGAATGGTTGGACGAGAGACTGGCATTGTCCTCGTCCGACAACTTGGAGCGGCAGCTCAAGCTTGAAAATGATAATGATGCCTGCAAGCGCTGA